The nucleotide window CGCCACCCGCAGCGCCTGCTCGACCTTCATCCGCGCCAGGGCCTCGCGTTCCATACTGGTGTCGAAGAACGCCGCGGCACCCTTGTTGCCGTTCTTGACGCGGTACATCGCGATATCGGCGTTTTGACGCAACTCCTCATAGCTGCGCCCGTGCTCGGGATAGAGGCTGACGCCGATCGAAGTCGAGGCGAAGATCTCGGACTGGTCGATGAAAAACGGCGCCTTCAGCCGTTGCAGGATGAAACGGATGAATTCAGCGACCTCGCTCTCGCTCTGGACCGGGTTGAGCAGCAGCACGAATTCGTCGCCGCTGATCCGCGAGAGGATGTCGGAATCGCGCAAGTCGAGTCCCACCCGCTTGGCGATCTCCGCCAGCAGCGCGTCGCCGACCGAATGTCCGTAGTAATCGTTGATGTGCTTGAAATTATCGACGTCGAGAAAGGCCAACGCGAAAAGGCCCTGTCCGTTGTCGTACTTCAACAGACTGTTGACGCGATGTTCGATCACGCGCCGCGTCGGCAGCCCGGTCAACTCGTCGTAATAGGCGGAGCGGAACAGATGCTCCTCGAACGCCTTCTGTTCGGAAATGTCGGTCGAACTCGAGATCAGCAGATTGCGCTCGGCGATCCGAACTGGCCGGTGGGAGGTCAGCAATACCTGCTTGGCCTGGCGACCGGCAATGGATTCTTCCAGCACCACCGGGCGCCCGGAACGCAGCAATTCGAGGCAGGTTTCGCGGCGATCGTTCAGGTGCGAGGCCTCCGGCGCGGCGGTGGCCATCTGCAGCGCGGCTGCCGCAGCGTCGTTCACCAGCATGAACTCGCCGTTCTCGTCCTGAACCGTCACGCCGGTCGGAAGCAGCCTGAGGATATCCCTCAGGAGGGTCAGCTCGGATTCGAACGCGCTTTCATCGCCAGCCTGCGTCGCCTGGAAATCGTATTTGTGGGCACTATGCATGCCGCGGAGCTTTGCAAAGTCCGTTGTAGTATTGGTTAAGTGGACTTCCGAAAAGCGGCGACAACCGTAGAAGTCGACGATTTTCGAGCGGCGTCCGCTCAATCGTCATTAACAGAGTGTCAACACCGAATGAGAGATTTTGCTCGGGTCTAGCTTGCCGGGATCTTGCATTGCATCGTGCAATGAACGCCGGTCTTCAGGTAGCGGACCTCGGTCTTGCCGTCGAACGCGCGCAGCGCCGACTGCAACAGCTTGGTGCCAAAGCCAGGCGGGCCGACTTTTTCGATCACGGGGCCTTCGGTTTCATCCCAGGTGAGGTTGAGGCGGTCCTCCGACACGGACCATGACACTTGCAGCAGCCCGCGGGCCGAAGAGAACGCGCCGTACTTGCCCGCATTGGTGGCCAATTCGTGGAAGATCAGCGCCAGGCTGACCGCCAGTTTGGCCGGTAGAAACAGCGAGTCGCCATTTAAATTGAACCGGACATGGCCGTAGGGCCCGAGCTCGGAACGCAGCATGTCCTTGATGTCGCAACCGCTGCCGTCCAGCCGCGCGATCAAATCGTCGGTCGCCGACAATGCGCGGAGGCGGCGGTCGATGCTGCCCCAGATCTGCGGCTGGTCCTGCAGGACCTGGTGCAGCACGGCGTGGATCGTCGACGTCTTGTTTTTGAGCCGGTGCTGCAACTCCTCGACCAGAAGCTTGCGATATTCCTCTTCCTGGGTCAGACGTTTCGAATCTTCCCGTTGGCGGGCGACGATCGTCCGGTAACGCTCGACGCCCCAGATGGCGAGACCGCAAACCGCCCAGAACATCAGCAGCAGCGCAAACCGTGCGGAATCGGCCGTGGCACTGCTGAAATTGACGAAGACGCCGAGGGCGCCCCCCGCGATGGCCGTTGCGATCCCGATCCTGGCGCCGCCGATGGCGGCGGCCAGGAACACGGCCGGAAAATAAGGCGTGAAGAATACGTCGGGACGGATCTGGGCAACACCCCATCGGGCGATTGTCGACAATGCGAGACAGCCGGCCGCGAACACCGTGCTGTAAAGCAGCGGGGGCTGGGAGATTCCCTGCCAACCTCGTCTGAGCTCGTCGATCAATTTCTTCATTTGGATTGTCACTTCACGTGATCAGCGAATCCAAAATATGGCCGATCATACCGAAAATCGGGATTTCGTGGCGCCGAAGCAGCAAGGCCAGCCGAACGCCGGTGATCGCGACGGAACAAGTTCGCTTGCCTTGTCCGCGAGGGGCGGGAATATTGGCGTCAACGAATTCCGACGGGGGGCAACAACATGGGACGGCTGGACGGCAAGGTAGCGGTGATCACCGGCGCCACGAGCGGCATCGGATTGCACACCGCCGAGCTATTCGTCGCCGAGGGCGCAAAGATCGTGATCGCCGGCCGCCGCGTGCCGGAGGGCGAGGCGCTGGCCAAGAAGCTCGGCGCCAACTGCATCTTCCGCCAGACCGACGTCACGGTGGAAGAACAGATGAACGCGCTGATCGGGCTTGCGGTGGAAAAGTTCGGCCGCATCGATTGCCTGTTCAACAATGCCGGCGGTCCGGCGCAGACCGGTGGTATCGAAGGCCTGGAGGTCGAGCGGTTTGATGCCGCGATGGCGACGCTGGTGCGCAGCGTGATGCTCGGCATGAAGCATGCGGCGCCGTACATGCGCAAGCAGGGTTCCGGCAGCATCATCAACAACGGCAGCATTGCCGGCCGCCTCGCCGGCTTTTCGTCGTCGATGGTCTATAGCGCCGCGAAGGCCGCCGTCATCCATCTCACCAAATGCGTGGCGATGGAACTCGGCGAAGCCAACATCCGCGTCAATTCGATTTCGCCCGGCGCGATCGCGACCGGCATTTTCGGCAAGGCGCTGGGCCTGTCGGTGGAGGCTGCCGAAAAGACCCCGGCCGTGATGCGCGAGGTCTACAAGGCCGCGCAGCCGATTCCGCGCGCCGGCCTGCCCGAAGATATCGCGCACGCCGCGGTGTTTCTGGCCAGCGACGAGTCCTCCTTCATCAACGGCCATGACCTTGTGGTCGACGGCGCCATGACCGGCGGCCGCAACTGGAGCCAGCAGCAGCAGGGCTATGTCACGCTGAAGAAGGCGTTCGATCAGGGTTAGGGGTGAGGGGGTGTCATTCCGGGGCGATGCGAAGCATTGAACTATGGTGCGCAATTGCGCACCTGAGAATCTCGAGATTCCCCGATGCGCAATTGCGCATCTGAGGTTCGGTGGTAACGCACCATCCCGGAATGACGGATGCAAAAAGCTGACGCGCTTGGGAGAGACACGCAAAATGTCTGCAGCATTCAGATTATCGCCGCCATCGGAAGGCCGCCCGTTCTATCTCGCCATCATCGCGGGCCTGGCCTGCGCCTTCGTCATCGGCAAGGCGCTGCCATCGACGATGGACGCCGTCTCGGCGATCATCGAGCCGCTCTGCGCCAACAGCGTGACCGGTTCGACGCAGGATGTTGTCGAGCCGATCTCTTCGCATGCGCTGCCGAACGTGCCGGGCAAGCGCGTCACCATCGTGCGCGTGTTCTACGGCCCGGGCGGCTTTACGCCTGCGCACCGGCATGCCGGCTCCGTCACCGCCTATGTCACCAAGGGCGAGATCCGCTCCCAGCTTGCCGGCGGCCCTGTCGAGACGTTCGGGGTCGGCCAGTCGTTTTTCGAGCCGCCCGGCTCGACCCATCTGGTCTCGGCCAATGCCAGCATGACCGAACCTGCAGAATTGATCGCGGTGTTCGTGGCCGATGAAGGCGCGCAGCTCACGACGCTGGTGAAGTAGGGGCGCTTTGCCCACCCTACACACGTATCACACCGGCTTCACCAGCACCCGCAAGCCATCCCGCGGCTTCGGGATCGGCCACATCTGCCAGTCCGGCTTGTAGCCGGGCTCCAGCGACACCTCGAGATTCTGCAGGAAATGCCGCGCAAAGCATTTCGCCTGCATATAGGCAAAGTGCAGGCCGAGGCACATATGCGCGCCGCCGCCGTACGGCACCCACGCAAAACGATGGCGGTTGCGTTGCGCCTCGTCGGTGAAGCGCGTGGGGTCGAATTTCTCCGGCTCAGGCCAGATCTCCGGCATGTGGTGGGTGAACAGCGGATTGATGCCGACCATGGTGCCGGCCGGAATTGCATAGCCCTTGAAGGTGAAGTCCCGGATGGCGCGGCGCGGCATCGATGGCACCGGCGGCTTCAGCCGCAGCGCTTCCTTGAAGGCCATCTCGGTGACCTTCATCGCTTCGAGATTATCGAACGTCGTGGGGGCGTCGGCGGCGGCGCCTAGGCTCGCAACCTCGTCGCGCAGCTTTTGCTGCCATTCCGGATGGGCGGCCAATTCCCCGACGAACGAGGTCAGCGACGAGGTCAGGGTGTCGTGCGCCGCCATCATCAGGAAACTCATATGGTCGACGATGTCCTGCGTCGAGAGCAGCGCGCCGTCCTCGTGGGTCGCCTGGCACAATTGCGAGAACAGATCGTCGCCGCCGCCCTTGGCACGGCGGATCGGAATCTGCTCGGAGAAATAGGCGACGATGCGCTTGCGGCCCTTGACGCCGCGCGCCATCTGCGTGCCGGGCAGGGGTTTGCGGATCACGGCGACGGAAGCCGCTACCATGTCGACGAAGGCGCGCGTGATCTCGTCGACCTCGGGCCCGATGCCGGCGCCGAGAAAGGACGTCGCCGCGAGGTCGAGCGTGAGCTGCTTCATCGCCGGATAGAGCAGCATCGGTCCGGGCTGCGCCTTCCACTGCGCCACCCGCGCCGCAATGCCGGTATCGAGGTCGGCCAGATAGGACTTCATCGGCCCGGACTTGAATGCGACCGACAGCGCGCGCCGGTGCAGGCGATGCTCCTCGAAATCGAGCAGCATCAGCCCGCGCGGAAACAGCAGCCCGAGGATCCGGCCCCAGCCGAGCGTCGAGGAGAACTGCTTGGCCTGGTCGAAGAGGACCAATTCATTCGCTTCGGGGCCGAGCAGTACCAGGCTGGTCTCGCCGAACAGATGACTGCGATAAACCAAGCCGTACTTCTTGGATTGCCGTTCGACCTGCCCCTTCGGGTCGGCGAGCACTTCCAGCGTCTTGCCGATCAACGGCCAGCCCTCGTCACCCGGAATATGCGTCAGCGAATTACGTCGCGGCGGGGTGAAGCTGTAGACGGGAGAGGCAATGCTCTGCATCGACATGGCAATCGCTCCGGTTGAGCCTCGGATTCGCAAATATTATCCACCGTGTCGGCGGCTTTGTCGCGGCCTTAAATGTCGCCACGCGGCCCGGGCTTAGCCGTTTCGGGCAATAAGTCTTTGTTTTGTTGCGGCAAAGCATGTGTCCGCTGGCGGTAAAGCTGCCGGTTCCGTCATTGCGAGGAAGCGACGACTTGTCCGCCGAAGCTCAACGCGCAGGCGGAAGCAATCCATGCCCCCCTTTGTGGCACTATGGATGCTTCGCTAACGCTCGCAATGACGGGGCAAGATATCGTCGTCCCTCACGAAACCGTCACGCCTTGCGCTTCGCGGCTTCCTTCTGCAGGTCCGGCGCGTTGACGGTCGGGATCGCGACCCGGCCGGGACCGGTGTGCTGCAAGGCAGCGGCGGCCTTTTCGTTTTCCATGATCTTGGCCATCACCGCCTGGCCCGCGCGATCGAACACCGCGCGGTTCTCGATCAGGAATTTTTGCGACTCGCGCAGTTTTGCGACATAGCCGTTGATCTCCGGAATCACGTAGCGCGCGACCATGTCCCAGCTTCGGCGCGTGTTCTCCGGATTGGCCCAGTCGTGCACGAAGCCGATGATGGCGCCGACGCCGCCCGAGACGTGCATCAAATTCTTGATGGTCTTGACCAAATCGTCCGGCGTGCCGATGGTGGAGGCGGCATTTTCGCCGCCGGCGGTTTTCTCGATGGCATCCTCCGGCGAGGTGAACGGCTCCAGGCCCGGCCGCTGCAGCGTGCGGACATTATATTCGTTGTGCCAGCGCATCAGGCCTGGACCGGCCTCGCGCTGTGCCTGTTCGCGCGTCTCGGCGATATGCCAGCTCAAGAGTACGCGCCAGTCCGAACGGCTCACGGTGGTGCCGGCCTTCTTGGCGGCATCCTCGGCAAAGCCCCACTGCGTCGGCAGCGCCATCAGGCCCTGCGTCGACATCGATCCGAGCGAGATGATGCCGATGCCGTATTTGCCCGCGAGCGTCATGCCGGACGGCGAAATCTGCGACGCCACCACGCAGGGCATCTCTTCCTGCAGCGGCAGCAATTGCAGCGCGGCGTCCTGCATGGTGAACCAGTCGCTCCTGGCGGTGACGCGCTCGCCCTTGAACAGACGGCGGATGATGGCGAGGGCCTCGTCTTGACGGTCGCGCTGGGTCATCGGATCGATGCCGAGCGTGTGCGCGTCGGAGGCGAGCGCGCCCGGACCGGAGCCGAAGATGGCGCGGCCACCCGTCATCCAGTCGAGTTGCACCATGCGCTGCGCAACGTTGTAGGGATGGTGATAGGGCAGCGAGACCACGCCGGTGCCGAGCTTGATGCGCTTGGTGCGCTCGCCGGCAGCCGCCAGAAACATTTCCGGCGAGGCGATCATTTCCCAGCCCGAGGAATGGTGCTCGCCGCACCAGAACTCGTCGAAGCCGAGCGCATCGATCTGTTCGACGAAGTCGAGGTCGCGGCGGAACTGCAGCAACGGATGCTCGCCGATCGGATGATGCGGGGCGAGAAAGGCTCCGAATTTCAGGCGTGCCATGGGGTTTTCTCTCCGGATTTATTGTTCTTTGAAGCGCTCGGCGCCAAGGGTACGGGGTGGGCCTTAGCAAGGCAATGCTCGTCAGCCCGCCGCCAGTGCATGGATGTCGCGCGGAGTCGGCTGACTTACCGTGGCCCGGAATTCGTGAGCCTTCCCGGCTGAATTGGTGCTCGCAACCGTCGTTGCGGCGCAGTTCATGTTCGGGGTCGATACCTTCAACCTCAACGTCGCGATCCCGACCATCGCGGCCGAGCTTCACGCGAGTTTGCGGATGACTCGCGTTCGCGCTTGTTCGGCGTCTACGGCATTGTGCTCGGACTTGCCGGCCCTACTCATTGCGTGCGCGCTGTCGATCATCGCCTGCGCCGCATTCCTGACATGGATGCGTCAGGTCACAGGATGACAAATTAACGTCAACTGCCGAAATTTGATTGTGGGGAATGACAGTGCACGGCCTTTTTATTTTGCAGTGCAACAACTATCTGTTCTGGGTAAGCGTGATTTAAAAGCAATCGCCCCAGGAGCTTTCGTTGTCACTCGCCAAGAACGTCGAATTCTTGCGTCATTTCCCGAAGCTGAACGGGTTCAATGGCTTGGGAATCTATGGCCGAAGCACATCGCCCGGGGCCGGCAGTCCGCTCGTCGAAATCAGTGGTTTCGGCACCAATCCCGGCGCGCTCAAAATGTTTGCGTTTGTGCCGGAGCAATTGTTGCCCACGCGCGCCCTTGTGGTCGTGCTGCATGGCTGCGGCCAGACCGCGGCCGGCTATGATTTGGGCACCGGCTGGTCGACGCTCGCCAAACGATACGGCTTTGCGTTGCTGATGCCAGAGCAGCAGGCGTCGAACAACGCCAACACCTGCTTCAACTGGTTCAACCCGGGCGACATCGCACGCGGCCGCGGCGAAGCGGCTTCGATCCGGCAGATGATCGCGCGCATGGTCGCCGATCACAAACTCGATCCGCGCCGTATCTTCATCACCGGGCTTTCCGCCGGCGGCGCGATGACGTCGGTGATGCTGGCGACCTATCCGGAAGTGTTCGCGGGCGGCGCCATCATCGCCGGTCTCCCCTACGGCATCGCCAGCAACGTCCGCGAAGCGCTTGGCGGCATGATGCAGTCGACGCCGCGCCCCGCCGCCAGGCTGGGCGATCTGGTGCGCAAGGCCTCCAAGCACAGGGGACCATGGCCGAAGGTGTCGGTATGGCACGGCAGCGCCGACCGCACCGTCAACCCGGGCAACGCAAACGAGATCGTCAAGCAGTGGCTCAATGTCCACGATCTGCCGGCGGCGCCGATGTCGACCGGAGACGTCGACGGCCATCCGCGCGAA belongs to Bradyrhizobium icense and includes:
- a CDS encoding putative bifunctional diguanylate cyclase/phosphodiesterase, with amino-acid sequence MHSAHKYDFQATQAGDESAFESELTLLRDILRLLPTGVTVQDENGEFMLVNDAAAAALQMATAAPEASHLNDRRETCLELLRSGRPVVLEESIAGRQAKQVLLTSHRPVRIAERNLLISSSTDISEQKAFEEHLFRSAYYDELTGLPTRRVIEHRVNSLLKYDNGQGLFALAFLDVDNFKHINDYYGHSVGDALLAEIAKRVGLDLRDSDILSRISGDEFVLLLNPVQSESEVAEFIRFILQRLKAPFFIDQSEIFASTSIGVSLYPEHGRSYEELRQNADIAMYRVKNGNKGAAAFFDTSMEREALARMKVEQALRVAILEKRFCCAFQPKVDIRTQEIMGVEALVRLRDDEGVIQAPSTFINLATELGLIDELTHLVLAEIVKSIDLINENFGPDTTISMNVAAKQAGNLEFMRPFAQAIEATGFPKRFMIEVTEDAFVTKTHFQDEILPIFRKLGVKISIDDFGIGYSSLSALADITADEIKIDRSFITDIHKRPRSQGILRAIESLSEALSMTVIAEGLESFEELAYLQAATKIRYAQGYYFSKPIFLEDLKLAAPRASEARASLASRPAQESRPTYSRAGGYRR
- a CDS encoding sensor histidine kinase codes for the protein MKKLIDELRRGWQGISQPPLLYSTVFAAGCLALSTIARWGVAQIRPDVFFTPYFPAVFLAAAIGGARIGIATAIAGGALGVFVNFSSATADSARFALLLMFWAVCGLAIWGVERYRTIVARQREDSKRLTQEEEYRKLLVEELQHRLKNKTSTIHAVLHQVLQDQPQIWGSIDRRLRALSATDDLIARLDGSGCDIKDMLRSELGPYGHVRFNLNGDSLFLPAKLAVSLALIFHELATNAGKYGAFSSARGLLQVSWSVSEDRLNLTWDETEGPVIEKVGPPGFGTKLLQSALRAFDGKTEVRYLKTGVHCTMQCKIPAS
- a CDS encoding SDR family NAD(P)-dependent oxidoreductase, whose amino-acid sequence is MGRLDGKVAVITGATSGIGLHTAELFVAEGAKIVIAGRRVPEGEALAKKLGANCIFRQTDVTVEEQMNALIGLAVEKFGRIDCLFNNAGGPAQTGGIEGLEVERFDAAMATLVRSVMLGMKHAAPYMRKQGSGSIINNGSIAGRLAGFSSSMVYSAAKAAVIHLTKCVAMELGEANIRVNSISPGAIATGIFGKALGLSVEAAEKTPAVMREVYKAAQPIPRAGLPEDIAHAAVFLASDESSFINGHDLVVDGAMTGGRNWSQQQQGYVTLKKAFDQG
- a CDS encoding cupin domain-containing protein, with the protein product MSAAFRLSPPSEGRPFYLAIIAGLACAFVIGKALPSTMDAVSAIIEPLCANSVTGSTQDVVEPISSHALPNVPGKRVTIVRVFYGPGGFTPAHRHAGSVTAYVTKGEIRSQLAGGPVETFGVGQSFFEPPGSTHLVSANASMTEPAELIAVFVADEGAQLTTLVK
- a CDS encoding cytochrome P450, which encodes MSMQSIASPVYSFTPPRRNSLTHIPGDEGWPLIGKTLEVLADPKGQVERQSKKYGLVYRSHLFGETSLVLLGPEANELVLFDQAKQFSSTLGWGRILGLLFPRGLMLLDFEEHRLHRRALSVAFKSGPMKSYLADLDTGIAARVAQWKAQPGPMLLYPAMKQLTLDLAATSFLGAGIGPEVDEITRAFVDMVAASVAVIRKPLPGTQMARGVKGRKRIVAYFSEQIPIRRAKGGGDDLFSQLCQATHEDGALLSTQDIVDHMSFLMMAAHDTLTSSLTSFVGELAAHPEWQQKLRDEVASLGAAADAPTTFDNLEAMKVTEMAFKEALRLKPPVPSMPRRAIRDFTFKGYAIPAGTMVGINPLFTHHMPEIWPEPEKFDPTRFTDEAQRNRHRFAWVPYGGGAHMCLGLHFAYMQAKCFARHFLQNLEVSLEPGYKPDWQMWPIPKPRDGLRVLVKPV
- a CDS encoding LLM class flavin-dependent oxidoreductase; translation: MARLKFGAFLAPHHPIGEHPLLQFRRDLDFVEQIDALGFDEFWCGEHHSSGWEMIASPEMFLAAAGERTKRIKLGTGVVSLPYHHPYNVAQRMVQLDWMTGGRAIFGSGPGALASDAHTLGIDPMTQRDRQDEALAIIRRLFKGERVTARSDWFTMQDAALQLLPLQEEMPCVVASQISPSGMTLAGKYGIGIISLGSMSTQGLMALPTQWGFAEDAAKKAGTTVSRSDWRVLLSWHIAETREQAQREAGPGLMRWHNEYNVRTLQRPGLEPFTSPEDAIEKTAGGENAASTIGTPDDLVKTIKNLMHVSGGVGAIIGFVHDWANPENTRRSWDMVARYVIPEINGYVAKLRESQKFLIENRAVFDRAGQAVMAKIMENEKAAAALQHTGPGRVAIPTVNAPDLQKEAAKRKA
- a CDS encoding PHB depolymerase family esterase; the protein is MSLAKNVEFLRHFPKLNGFNGLGIYGRSTSPGAGSPLVEISGFGTNPGALKMFAFVPEQLLPTRALVVVLHGCGQTAAGYDLGTGWSTLAKRYGFALLMPEQQASNNANTCFNWFNPGDIARGRGEAASIRQMIARMVADHKLDPRRIFITGLSAGGAMTSVMLATYPEVFAGGAIIAGLPYGIASNVREALGGMMQSTPRPAARLGDLVRKASKHRGPWPKVSVWHGSADRTVNPGNANEIVKQWLNVHDLPAAPMSTGDVDGHPREIWWNDDGETVVESYTITDMAHGTPLGLAGNDERYGAEGAFLIEAGISSSYHIANFFGLTERVSPAGEAARPAQAPKVVPSTATESLQSSDLAARLWSRTHKPVREHKPAPREPKRRGIDVGGVITRALTAAGLMK